The Cryomorphaceae bacterium sequence ATTGTTCGTACATTTGCGAACAATATTCCGATTATGAAAACCCTTCAAAAAACCGTTTACTTCACCCGGGACCAAGAGCAAACCGCACGCTTTGCCAAGGCGCTGGGCCATCCAGTGCGGATAGCCATTTTGCAATTGCTCAACTCACAGGCTTGCTGCTATCACGGAGATATGGCCAACGAATTGCCCATTGCCAAATCCACCTTGTCGCAACACCTCAAAGAACTCAAAGATGCCGGACTCATCCAGGGAGATATTACTCCGCCATCCACGAAATACTGCATCAACCGCGAAAATTGGGAACTTGCTAAGCAGTTGCTAAACAAGGTGCTGAAATAATATTTTCAAAACAATGTTCGTATTTCTGCGAACAACGAATAAATGTTCGTAATTTTGCGAACATCAATGAAAACTGAATACATCATGAAAGACATCAAAGTACTGGGGCCCGGATGCCCGAAATGCAAAACCACCTACCAGAACGTGCTCGAAGCTGTGAAAGAAACCGGGATTGAAGCAAAAGTTGAAAAGGTAGAAGACATTGCCGAGATGATTAAATACAACGTGCTTACCACACCTGTTATCATGATTGACGGCGAAGCCAAAGTGCGCGGGAGGGTGGCAAATATTTCCGAGATCAAAGAGCTACTAAAAAAATAATGAGCACCATGAATAATCACATCGCTGTGAAAGAAATTTGCCCTGATACGGTCCATACCTGGTTGCAGGAAGGTGCCTTGATCGTAGATGTGCGTGAGCAGGACGAAGTGGAAGAACTGGCTTTTGACGTGCCGGCTTTGTTGCACATTCCGCTTACGGAGTTTGAAGAAAGGTATCGAGAAGTTCCTGTGGATAAGCGTGTTGTAATGGTGTGCCGCAGTGGAACCAGGAGTTTGCGCACCACAGGATTTCTTGTAAACAATGGCTACAACTCTGAGGAAGTGGTTAACATGTCGGGAGGTATCATTGACTGGGCAGGAAAAGGTTTTCCCACACGAGGTGATGCAGGCTTGAACGCAGATACCTCCGGCAACGCCTGTTGTGGAGAAACAAAGAACGCAAAACGTGAACAAACTTCCGGCTGTTGTGAACCTTCAGGCTGCTGTGAACCATCCGGCAGCCAAGGAACCGCGTGCTGCTAAGTGATCATCCTGGAATGTTTGATTGGATACAACATTTTGCAGACTGGCTGATATACGGGGTGTTCAGCATCAGTGAAACCTCGTCGTTGGGAACGGCGCTCAACTTTTTTGTGTACGATACCATCAAGATTCTCATACTCTTGTTTGTAATCGTGGTACTGATGGGCATTGTGAACGCCTATTTTCCTATTGAGCGCCTCAAAGAATACCTTCAAAGGAAAAAACTCTTTGGACTGGAGTACTTTTTTGCTTCCGTTTTCGGCGCCATCACACCTTTTTGCTCCTGTTCGTCGGTGCCATTGTTCATTGGTTTTGTGCAAGGTGGAATTCCGCTGGGTGTTACCTTTTCGTTTCTTATTACCTCTCCGTTGGTGAATGAAGTGGCCATCGCCATGTTCCTCGGAATGTTCGGCTGGAAGGCCACGCTGATATACGCCGTTTCCGGAATTTTACTCGGAACCATTGGTGGCTGGCTTCTGGGCAAGTTCAAACTTGAACATCTGCTCACTGACTGGGTCAAACAAATTCTTGAAAACACCCGGCAATCATCAGAGGATTTTGAAGGAGATAAAAGAAGCTTTTTTCAGCTCCTGCCCGGTATAACCGGAGAAGCCTGGGCCATTGTGAAAGGAGTTGTCATCTATGTGATTATTGGAATTGGAATCGGAGCCGCTATGCACGGCTATGTACCCGAAAACTTTTTTGACCAGTATTTGGGCGGCGGGCAATGGTGGACGGTTCCGTTGGCGGTGATTGTCGCCGTGCCCATGTACGCCAATGCCGCCGGAATAGTGCCGGTAATCCAGGTTTTTGTGGCCAAAGGCGTTCCACTCGGCACAGCCATTGCCTTTATGATGGCCACTGTGGGGCTTTCCATACCCGAAGGCACCCTGCTGAAAAAGGTAATGACCCTGAAACTGATTGGAATTTACTTCGGAACGGTAACCCTGTTTATCATTTTTTCAGGGTTCCTCTTTAACTTCTTACTCAGATAACAACGCTAACTCATGACCAACCAAAAAACATATCTCATTAATCTCTGGAAAGAAGCCCGCACGCGGTTCGAGAACCAGCTCAAAACCCTGCAATCCGAAGACCTGCAAAAACGATTGGGTGATTCACCCAACTCGGTGGGTTTTCTGATCCGCCATATAGCAGACGTGGAACTGCTCTTCGCAAAGAATGTTTTTGGTGCCGACGACGTGAAGGTATCGGCCAAAACCGTTATCGAAAAGCGCGATACGGGCCAGTGGACCGACCTCGATGAATTGCTCGAATACGCGCAATACGCCCGGAAGTCATTGCTGGAAATTCTCGAACAACAAGCAGAAGCGGATTGGGAAGCCACGATAACCACCAATGAATTTGGTACCAAAACCAAAGTCGAAGCCATGGGGCGCATCGTGTCGCACACCGCTTATCACGCTGGTCAGATGGCCATTGTTAACAAATACGGAAAGTAATAACCCAAACAAAAATCAAAATGAAAAGACTGTTTCCCCTACTCGCCTTGATAGCTGCAGCATCTTTCAGCGCCTGCAACACTACTACATCATCAAAAGAACCTGCTTTGAACGATTCGGAGACCAACTCCGCAACTCTGGCCTCAACGGAAGGCCTTGAGCTGATTCAATTTCACTCTGAGCACCGCTGCATGACCTGCAACAAAATTGAGGCGCTCACCATCGCAACCGCTGAGTCTTTGGAGGGCATTACCTTTCGTTTGGTGAATGTGGATGACGCAGCCAACGCAGAAATGGCACGTCAGTTTGAAGCTGCTGGAACGGCACTGTTTGTCTACAATCCCGAAACAGGTGAGAAGAAAGAACTCACAGACTTTGCGTTTATGACTGCGCATGATGATGAAAAGTACATTGCGAAATTGCGCGAAAAGATTGTGCGCTTTGATTGATGATGCATCAATGAGGCAATTACTTCTATCAAATTCACGCAAGTGGGGCTCTGATGACTTATGAATCCGGGAGGAATCCGAAAAACAGCCCCTTTTATGCAGCTCTTGGAGTCCAACAGCACAAAGTACTTTCAATTCTCGCCAAAATCACCTGGACCATAAAACAAGAAAATTCATCCATTTTGCCAACCGCCGAATTACAAAATCGAATCATTATCTAATCAGATCACAATGGATTGGCTCAACGACCTTGCCCAAAACCGCGAAGCTCCACTGCTGGCTGCTTTTGCCCTCGGACTGCTCACGGCTATCGCGCCTTGCCCGCTGGCCACCAACATTTCTGCCACGGCCTATATCGCGCGTAACATTACCAGCAAGCGCATGGTGATTTTCAGCGGTGGTATGTACACCCTGGGGAGGATGTTCAGCTACACCCTTATCGGAGCGCTCATCTTTTTCGGAGCCAGTAAATTTGAAATTGCCAGTTTGTTTCAGGGCCACGGCGAGAAGTACATTGGATTTGTTTTGGTGATTATCGGACTGGTGATGGTAAATGTCATCAAACTGGACTTTATCAAAGGGGTGAATTTCACTGAGCGCTTGTCGGATAAATTCAAAGGTCGCGGTTTGCT is a genomic window containing:
- a CDS encoding ArsR family transcriptional regulator; amino-acid sequence: MKTLQKTVYFTRDQEQTARFAKALGHPVRIAILQLLNSQACCYHGDMANELPIAKSTLSQHLKELKDAGLIQGDITPPSTKYCINRENWELAKQLLNKVLK
- a CDS encoding thioredoxin family protein; its protein translation is MKDIKVLGPGCPKCKTTYQNVLEAVKETGIEAKVEKVEDIAEMIKYNVLTTPVIMIDGEAKVRGRVANISEIKELLKK
- a CDS encoding rhodanese-like domain-containing protein — translated: MNNHIAVKEICPDTVHTWLQEGALIVDVREQDEVEELAFDVPALLHIPLTEFEERYREVPVDKRVVMVCRSGTRSLRTTGFLVNNGYNSEEVVNMSGGIIDWAGKGFPTRGDAGLNADTSGNACCGETKNAKREQTSGCCEPSGCCEPSGSQGTACC
- a CDS encoding permease; translated protein: MFDWIQHFADWLIYGVFSISETSSLGTALNFFVYDTIKILILLFVIVVLMGIVNAYFPIERLKEYLQRKKLFGLEYFFASVFGAITPFCSCSSVPLFIGFVQGGIPLGVTFSFLITSPLVNEVAIAMFLGMFGWKATLIYAVSGILLGTIGGWLLGKFKLEHLLTDWVKQILENTRQSSEDFEGDKRSFFQLLPGITGEAWAIVKGVVIYVIIGIGIGAAMHGYVPENFFDQYLGGGQWWTVPLAVIVAVPMYANAAGIVPVIQVFVAKGVPLGTAIAFMMATVGLSIPEGTLLKKVMTLKLIGIYFGTVTLFIIFSGFLFNFLLR
- a CDS encoding DinB family protein encodes the protein MTNQKTYLINLWKEARTRFENQLKTLQSEDLQKRLGDSPNSVGFLIRHIADVELLFAKNVFGADDVKVSAKTVIEKRDTGQWTDLDELLEYAQYARKSLLEILEQQAEADWEATITTNEFGTKTKVEAMGRIVSHTAYHAGQMAIVNKYGK
- a CDS encoding sulfite exporter TauE/SafE family protein; this translates as MDWLNDLAQNREAPLLAAFALGLLTAIAPCPLATNISATAYIARNITSKRMVIFSGGMYTLGRMFSYTLIGALIFFGASKFEIASLFQGHGEKYIGFVLVIIGLVMVNVIKLDFIKGVNFTERLSDKFKGRGLLGSFALGALFALAFCPYSGALFFAMLIPMTLSASAGLGLPVLFSVGTGLPVILFAFVIAFSMEKLGAYFKAITKIEKVMRVVAGVVFILTGLFYINIYFKLI